A stretch of Oncorhynchus mykiss isolate Arlee chromosome 12, USDA_OmykA_1.1, whole genome shotgun sequence DNA encodes these proteins:
- the LOC118937717 gene encoding mucin-5AC-like, whose product MVSKETNHLVTGQHTNSKTTDKLPGTMTVRSVLLNRDSPDIESRLKRRRNRTQQVRFKDLEDGLGSGTTGAKSYQKTTAECDSPHPFRKNSPTSPMAPQGWLTEASVVGAVRGDMADTIEVVAAFLARAPPHPLTPGPTRRCWAPPSSPPLPCSLTLPLSRRQCTSMAIQTSPRLQKPKPSVLSNVRSVGDSVGVDGDDKQDNEHDEYYTTHNYLSEPASRDGNGPEFKAKQGLVNQTQCLRTNEANASSLAVGNHMDSSWHNSTCFSPPKCQGSATPSQVRRRRRINNAISDPGREVSYCTTPTQTESPCVSPPNTPPPLTVQPCTCPPPSTVGPSTSSPPSTVGPCTSPLPSTVGPSTSPPPSTVQACTTQTKADSPSACPPPSTVGPSTSPPPSTVGPSTSPPPSTVEPSTSPSPSTVQACTTQTQTDRPSTFPPPSTVGSSTSPSPSAVGPSTYPPPLSVQACTTQTQTDCPSTFPPPSTLRPSISSPPTVPSTSQTQTVLHYASLPKTLKPLHITLHKLNLFHPVPP is encoded by the exons ATGGTGAGCAAAGAGACTAATCACTTGGTCACTGGCCAACACACCAACAGCAAGACCACCGACAAGCTGCCTGGCACCATGACAGTGCGCTCAGTGCTGCTGAACCGCGACTCGCCGGATATCGAGAGCCGCTTAAAGCGCCGCCGCAACCGCACCCAGCAGGTCCGCTTCAAAGACCTGGAGGATGGACTAGGCAGTGGGACCACTGGAGCCAAGAGCTACCAGAAGACTACCGCTGAGTGTGACAGCCCCCACCCCTTCCGGAAGAACAGCCCCACAAGCCCCATGGCCCCCCAAGGATGGCTTACGGAGGCCTCGGTGGTGGGGGCAGTCCGAGGGGACATGGCAGACACCATTGAGGTGGTGGCGGCATTTTTGGCTCGGGCGCCCCCTCACCCGCTAACCCCAGGGCCCACGCGCCGCTGCTGGGCACCACCGTCATCACCCCCACTGCCATGCTCACTCACGCTGCCCCTCTCCCGGAGGCAGTGCACTAGCATGGCCATCCAGACCTCCCCCCGCCTCCAGAAGCCCAAGCCCTCCGTGCTCTCAAATGTCCGCAGCGTGGGGGACTCGGTGGGGGTGGATGGGGACGACAAACAGGACAATGAACATGATGAGTACTACACTACCCACAACTACCTTTCAGAGCCTGCATCCAGAGATGGAAACGGCCCTGAGTTTAAGGCTAAGCAGGGATTGGTGAACCAAACCCAGTGCCTCAGGACTAATGAGGCTAACGCTAGCTCCCTTGCTGTTGGGAATCACATGGACTCTTCCTGGCATAACTCTACTTGTTTTTCCCCTCCTAAATGCCAGGGGAGTGCAACTCCGTCCCAAGTGAGGAGGAGAAGGCGCATAAACAATGCAATCAGTGACCCAGGAAGGGAGGTGTCCTACTGTACCACTCCAACACAGACGGAGAGTCCCTGTGTCTCCCCTCCTAACACCCCACCTCCCTTGACAGTGCAGCCCTGCACCTGCCCACCTCCCTCGACTGTGGGACCATCCACTTCCTCACCTCCCTCGACTGTGGGACCCTGCACCTCCCCACTTCCCTCGACTGTGggaccctccacctccccacctccctcgaCTGTGCAGGCCTGCACCACCCAAACAAAAGCTGACAGTCCCTCCGCCTGCCCACCTCCCTCGACTGTGggaccctccacctccccacctccctcgaCTGTGggaccctccacctccccacctccctcgaCTGTGGAACCTTccacctccccatctccctcaaCTGTGCAGGCCTGCACTACCCAAACACAAactgacagaccctccaccttcCCACCTCCCTCGACTGTGGGATCCTCCACATCCCCATCTCCCTCTGCTGTGGGACCCTCCACCTACCCACCTCCCTTGTCGGTGCAGGCCTGCACCACCCAAACACAAACTGACTGTCCCTCCACCTTCCCACCTCCCTCGACTTTGAGACCCTCTATCTCCTCACCTCCTACTGTGCCCTCCACCTCCCAAACTCAGACTGTGCTTCACTATGCCTCCTTACCTAAAACT CTCAAACCACTCCACATCACACTACACAAACTGAACCTGTTCCACCCTGTACCTCCCTGA